Sequence from the Bacteroidales bacterium genome:
ATGGCGAGTTGCTGAAAATCTTTTTCTCCAAAATAGGCGCGGTGGGGGGTAACAATTTCAAATAGCCGGTAAACAACGGTAACAACACCACGAAAATGACCCGGCCTGAATTTTCCTTCCATTTTTTCTTCCAGGGGACCAATCGTATAGGAGAAGTGGTATGAGGGAGGGTATATTTCTTCGACAGGGGGCATGAACACAAAATCGCAACCTGCACCGGAGAGCAGGGCGAGGTCTTTCTCAGGAGTACGGGGATAGTTTCGCAGATCATCGGGGTCGTTAAACTGGGTTGGGTTGACAAAAATGCTGACCACGGTAATATCGTTAGCTTTCCTTGCATTTTCAAGGAGGGAAAGATGGCCGGCGTGCAATGCTCCCATTGTGGGCACAAATCCGACCGTATTTCCTGCTTTTTTCTTTTCTTCTATAACCTGATGAAGCTCGGATGCCGTGTTTATTAATTTCATCATAATAAAATTAATTTTCAATGGTATGATGGAACCCACATGTTCGGAATTTTATTACCGCTGTGTTTGTGTTTGTAAAACATGTGGGTTTCATAAGAGTTGGTAATGCAAGAATAAGGAGCGGTAAAGATAGGTTAATGCCGGGAAAAATAGGTAAAGGGTTTTTATTTATTGTAATTGGTAACACTGTCAGCATATTGAATATATGTTTCTTAACAGAATGTTGATAATTTTTTGTACCTTTGCCTGATTAAAAACTCCCAATTACATGGAAAGCATCAGGGTCTTATTTGTATCACAGGAAATCACACCCTATCTGCCTGAAACCGAAATGTCACTGATTGCCCGTACCTTACCTCAGAAAGTTCAGGAACGGGGAATGGAAATCCGGACCTTCATGCCGAGGTATGGTTTGATTAACGAAAGGCGCAATCAGTTGCATGAAGTAATCCGGTTGTCGGGCATGAATCTGATTATCAACGATACAGATCATCCGCTGATCATTAAGGTTGCCTCGATTCAGTCGGCAAGGATGCAGGTGTATTTTATTGATAACGAGGATTATTTTCAGCGCAAATTTGTTTTCACGGATGAAAAAGGGGAAGAATTTGCAGATAATGATGAACGGGCGATATTTTTCGCGCGGGGTGTGATTGAAACTGTCCGAAAACTGCGCTGGGCCCCTGATATTGTTCACTGTCATGGCTGGTTTACAAGCTTCATTCCTTTGTACTTAAAGAAAGTTTACTTTGATGATCCGCTTTTTGTACAATCCCGGGTTGTATATTCATTTTATAATGATGCCTTTGAAAAGCCATTAAGCAGGAACCTGAAGCAGAAACTTGTGATGGAAGGGGTACATGCACGGGACATTGAGATGCTCGATAATCCCAGCTATCAGAATGTGATGCAGATGGTAGCGAAAATGTCTGACGGCCTTGTACTTGGAAGCAGGGAAGTTGATTCCGGAGTGCTGGAAATGGTATCCCGGTTAAAGAAACCATTGCTTCGCCATTTTGAAGATGGAGAAGAATATGTAGATTTGTACACTGCTTTTTATGATAAAATTTTAGCGGCGAATAAAGTTGTACATACATAAAGATTGCGAGGATTGTGCAGAAAAGAGTACCGTTTTTTCTCAGTTTGATTGCCGGAGCGTGCATCATAGCGATATCATCCTGTAATGAAGAACCAACCCTGTTTGGGCTGGATCTGCTCCCTACCCGTGACAAGGAATCGGTTTTTTACAACGAAGCCGGAACGCTTGCCGGTAATATGTTCAGCATAGATTCAATTGCCGGCTACAGGGCGGTAAAGCCTTTTCTGGGTTGCATGAATGATCGTGTATTTGGGGTTACCGAAGGTTCGGTTGCCGTGCAATTTCTTTATACGGTATCCAACAAGCAATTTGGTCCTTCTCCGGTTGCTGACTCACTCTTACTGTTTATAAAAGTAGATACGGTGTACGGGGATACCGTAACACCCCAGATATTCAGGATTTACCCTCTTACTGAAAGGCTTTATGCCGATTCGGTGTATTTTTCCAATAAAACCATGGAAGGGCTTTATGACCCGAATGAAATTGGTTCGGTTAGCTTTGTTCCCACTGATACGCTGATTAAAATCAGGATTGATAATGCCCTTGGTCAGTTGCTTCTTTCTGCCGATTCAGCTACCAAATCCAATCCGAATACTTTTCTTGACTATTTCAAGGGATTCTACATCAAACCTGACAGAGTAACCACACCCGGTAAAGGATCTCTGGCAAGTGCCAACCTGTTTGCAACGCAGACCTATTTAAAGCTGTATTATCATAATGATACGACCGATTCCCTTATTGCCGATTATGATGTCAATTCAACTTTTTCGGCGCGGTTGGGTTTGCTGAAGCATGATTATACCGCTACAGGGATTGCCGGGATCAATGATACCTTGCGGAACGATTCGGTATTGTATATTCAGTCTTTGTCGGGCCTGGGTGTTCATCTTTCCTTTCCGGGTCTGGAAAGCTGGAAGGATTCGCTGCCAATAGCCATTCATAAGGCGGAGCTTTTACTGTATCCGGATCCTGTTCAGAATGAAAGTTTTTTCACACGGCCTTCACGGTTGGATGCTTACATCAAAACTTCCAGCGGGAATTTTGGTACGATTGCTGATGCATCCCTCTCTACCAGTACCGGAGGGACCACATATGATTTTCTCGGAGGTAGTTATAATGAGACTTTGAAGGCTTACCGTTTCACACTTACCTATCATTTCCAGAGGTATTTGCAGGGGAAATCGGAGCGATCCGATATTTATGTTTTCCCATCCAACCAGGGTTCAGAAGTTACCGGCCTTGTTTTGAGGAACGGGACAAATATCCGTTTCAGGCTGAAAATAACCTATTCAAAATACTGAAATGTGCGGCATAGTTGCCTACATTGGCAAGCGTGAAGCTTTTCCGGTGGTTGTCAATGGGCTGAAGCGTCTTGAATACCGTGGGTACGATTCGGCGGGCATTACCGTAGTAGGGGATGTGCCGGTTACGGTAAAATGCAGGGGCAAAGTTGCTGAGCTCGAGCAGAAGGCTTTGCCGATGCATCTTTCGGGTACAGCGGCGATCGGGCATACCCGCTGGGCAACCCATGGAGAACCAAACGACATAAATGCCCATCCTCATACTTCTCATCATGGCCGTTTTACCATCGTTCATAACGGAATTATTGAAAACTATTCGGTGCTGCGCAAGCGGTTGGCAGAAGAGGGGTATTCCTTTGCCAGCGAGACGGATACGGAAGTGCTGGCCAATCTGATTGAATATGTTTATCTGCAGGACAAGATGCCTGCTGAGATGGCTGTTAGAATTGCCCTGAGCAAGGTAGAAGGGGCATATGGCATTGTTGTCATTTGCCGGGATGAACCTGACAAGCTGATTGCCGCACGCAAAAGCAGTCCGCTTGTGGTTGGCATCGGAGAGGGTGAATATTTTATCGCTTCGGATGCAACTCCGATTGTTGAGTACACAAAAAGCGTTATCTATCTGAATGATGAGGATGTAGCCATCGTAAGCCGCACAGAGCTTCTTTTGAAGAAAATCAACAACCTTCGTGTTGTTCCGCAGGTTCAGACAGTGGATCTCAACATTGGGGAAATTGATAAAGGAGGCTATGAACATTTCATGCTCAAGGAAATCTTTGAACAGTCGCGCAGTATCAAAGATACCTTTCGGGGCCGCATCGCTTCAGACGGGTCGGGAATTCATCTGGGCGGTCTTTTTCAGGTTCTTGACCGTATTATTGAATCGCGAAGAATTATTCTTGTCGGATGCGGCACCTCATGGCATGCTGCCCTGGTAGGAGAATATCTCCTTGAGGAATTTGCGCGGATACCGGTTGAGGTGGAATATGCTTCTGAATTCAGATACCGAAATCCATTGCTGTTCAGGGATGATGTGGTTATAGCCATCAGCCAGAGTGGTGAGACGGCCGATACCCTGGCTGCGATACGTCTGGCCCGACGGTCGGAAGCGCTTGTTCTGGGTATCTGCAATGTGGTTGGTTCAAGCATTGCCCGGGAAACGCAGGCAGGTGTATACACCCATGCCGGGCCGGAAATTGGTGTGGCTTCAACAAAAGCTTTCACGGCTCAGGTTACCGTGCTTGCCATGATGGCTTTTCTGATAGGTTACCGGAGGGGAATCCTTGATAATGAAACGTACAGAACGCTGATCCGTGAGCTTTCGGAGGTACCTGAGAAAATTGAAAAAATTCTCCGGAATAATGCCTTAATTAAATCACTGGCTGAACGTTTTGCCGCATCGCCCAATTGTCTTTACCTGGGCAGAGGATACCTGTTCCCGGTAGCGCTGGAAGGGGCTCTCAAGCTGAAGGAAATTTCCTACATTCATGCCGAAGGGTATCCTGCGGCTGAGATGAAACATGGCCCCATTGCCCTGATTGACAAAAACATGCCTGTGGTGTTTCTGGCTACCAGAGATAAATCGTACGATAAGATTGTTTCAAA
This genomic interval carries:
- a CDS encoding pantoate--beta-alanine ligase, with translation MKLINTASELHQVIEEKKKAGNTVGFVPTMGALHAGHLSLLENARKANDITVVSIFVNPTQFNDPDDLRNYPRTPEKDLALLSGAGCDFVFMPPVEEIYPPSYHFSYTIGPLEEKMEGKFRPGHFRGVVTVVYRLFEIVTPHRAYFGEKDFQQLAIIRKMVSDLHLPVEIIPCPIVREPDGLAMSSRNLRLSPAHRQHAPLIAQTLFLAAEKGRSFSPRDLEKWVIETINKDPYLKTEYFEIVDPDTLEQIDNWIPSKAAVGCIAVWAGEIRLIDNIRFLP
- a CDS encoding glycogen/starch synthase; translated protein: MESIRVLFVSQEITPYLPETEMSLIARTLPQKVQERGMEIRTFMPRYGLINERRNQLHEVIRLSGMNLIINDTDHPLIIKVASIQSARMQVYFIDNEDYFQRKFVFTDEKGEEFADNDERAIFFARGVIETVRKLRWAPDIVHCHGWFTSFIPLYLKKVYFDDPLFVQSRVVYSFYNDAFEKPLSRNLKQKLVMEGVHARDIEMLDNPSYQNVMQMVAKMSDGLVLGSREVDSGVLEMVSRLKKPLLRHFEDGEEYVDLYTAFYDKILAANKVVHT
- a CDS encoding DUF4270 domain-containing protein, whose amino-acid sequence is MQKRVPFFLSLIAGACIIAISSCNEEPTLFGLDLLPTRDKESVFYNEAGTLAGNMFSIDSIAGYRAVKPFLGCMNDRVFGVTEGSVAVQFLYTVSNKQFGPSPVADSLLLFIKVDTVYGDTVTPQIFRIYPLTERLYADSVYFSNKTMEGLYDPNEIGSVSFVPTDTLIKIRIDNALGQLLLSADSATKSNPNTFLDYFKGFYIKPDRVTTPGKGSLASANLFATQTYLKLYYHNDTTDSLIADYDVNSTFSARLGLLKHDYTATGIAGINDTLRNDSVLYIQSLSGLGVHLSFPGLESWKDSLPIAIHKAELLLYPDPVQNESFFTRPSRLDAYIKTSSGNFGTIADASLSTSTGGTTYDFLGGSYNETLKAYRFTLTYHFQRYLQGKSERSDIYVFPSNQGSEVTGLVLRNGTNIRFRLKITYSKY
- the glmS gene encoding glutamine--fructose-6-phosphate transaminase (isomerizing) gives rise to the protein MCGIVAYIGKREAFPVVVNGLKRLEYRGYDSAGITVVGDVPVTVKCRGKVAELEQKALPMHLSGTAAIGHTRWATHGEPNDINAHPHTSHHGRFTIVHNGIIENYSVLRKRLAEEGYSFASETDTEVLANLIEYVYLQDKMPAEMAVRIALSKVEGAYGIVVICRDEPDKLIAARKSSPLVVGIGEGEYFIASDATPIVEYTKSVIYLNDEDVAIVSRTELLLKKINNLRVVPQVQTVDLNIGEIDKGGYEHFMLKEIFEQSRSIKDTFRGRIASDGSGIHLGGLFQVLDRIIESRRIILVGCGTSWHAALVGEYLLEEFARIPVEVEYASEFRYRNPLLFRDDVVIAISQSGETADTLAAIRLARRSEALVLGICNVVGSSIARETQAGVYTHAGPEIGVASTKAFTAQVTVLAMMAFLIGYRRGILDNETYRTLIRELSEVPEKIEKILRNNALIKSLAERFAASPNCLYLGRGYLFPVALEGALKLKEISYIHAEGYPAAEMKHGPIALIDKNMPVVFLATRDKSYDKIVSNIQEVKARKGIVIAVVTEGDSVIRGLADHVIEIPEAHEAVSALLAVIPLQLFAYHIAVIRGCNVDQPRNLAKSVTVE